The nucleotide window GCCGAGGTGCGCGCGGCGGCCCGCTCAGGGTTTCAGCACCAGGGGACCGCCGCAACAGCCGCACTCATCAAAGCGCTGGAAGACGCCGACCCCAGAGTCGCGGTGCCCGCGGCCGAACTGCTTGGCGAGTGGAAAGACCTCGACGCGGTCCGCCCGCTGCTGTTGGTGATGAAGTTCGGCGCGCCCGAGACCCGTGCCGCCGCGACCCGGGCGCTGATCCGGTTCGGACGTGCCGCCATCCCGGGGCTGCTGCTGGCGTGCGACGACCCGGACCCGTGGACCCGCACCCGCGGCGAAGAGGTCCTTGCGGCGATCCGGCTCGCCGAGCACACGGGGCCGCCCCCGGGTTGACGCGGCCCCCTGGTCAGCGCGTCCGCAGGTGCGCGTCGTCGGTGATCGAGTAGCGCCGCTTGGGCGGTTGCGCCCCCCGGTCCAGCCAGGAAATCTCGCACCCCGAGCGCGTCGTTTCGACCTCCAGGCGGTCCGCCAGATCCTTCAGCCCCAGGTCGGCCGCGGCGGCGAACTTCCCGTGCTTCTTGTGGAAGGCGCGTTGGGCGTAGTAGACCCGGTGCAGCGCGTCGCGCGCGGGCCAATCCGAATCCGGCTTGAAGGTCGCGGTCCCGGGTTTCGCGGTACTGAACTGCAAATAGCCCCACCGCTCCGGTCGGTGCATGTCGATCACGCCCTGCGGCGCCCACACCCAGTTGTGTTCCGGCCGGTTCTTGACCTTCTCGGATTGCCCTCCGTTGACCTGAACGTCCCACTCGACCCGCGAGAAGTTGATGCGCCACTGGTCCCCGTCCCGCGGGGCACCTGTGAACGTGGCCAGCTCCCGAAGCCCCTTCCACGGCCAGCGGATCTCGATCGTCCAGCCGGTGTCCGTGTCGCGTGGGTCGTTGAGCGTCCCGTTCACTTTGACCGCCGTCTTCAGCCCGATAATCTCCCAACCGTTCAGGGCGCGTCCGCCGTCCTTGTAGGGCTTGGTCAGCAGCAGGTCCCAGGTGGTGTTGAGTGCGTTAAGTTCCAGCTCTCCGTAGGTGTGGTTGTCCCCGTCGGGGTCGAGAAAGACCTCGAAGTCGGGGTCCTGAAAGATGACCGCGTCGTGCTCCTTGAGTGTGGCCCAGACGTGCGGCTCTTCCAGCTCCGCCGCAATGTACAGCGCCTCGTCGTCCCACAGCATCTTCATCCGCGTGCGGTACCGGGGCTTGGGCCGCTTGTCCCCCTCAATGTCCACGAACGCATCGGACCACGGGGCGGCGTCCCACTCCGCCGCCTTGAGATCGCCGTCGATCGTGACCGGCCCCGGCGCCCGGTAGCACACGTACCCTTTCGGGTGCGGCCACGTCGCGAGCATGTCCCCAGGGGCTACGTCCGCGGCCGGGGAGCCGGGAACCAGGGCCAGCGCGGCGATGGCGGCGGCGGCGGCGGCCGCGGCGCGTGCGAGCGTGCGACGCATCGGTGTTGATCCGTTCGAGCGGGGAGCGTTTCAAGGACAGGGTGTCGGGCTGTCTTAGTCGCCGTGCTTGAACAAGTCGAGGAACCGGTCCTCGTAGCGCTTGAAAAGGCCCAGCCGGTCGAGTTCCCGCTTCAGCTCGAACGCCTTGCCCCGGTCGTTGGCGGCGCGGGCGAACAGCTCTTCGATCCGCTGGACGGCCGGCGGCGCCACAGTCTCGTCCGGCCCTTCGTACCGGTATTCGACGCCCTCGCGGGGTGGCTCGCCCGCGGCCTCGTCTTCGTCGTCCTCTTCGTCGCCCTCGTCTTCGTTATCCTCGGCGAGCCGCGCCTGGGGGCCGTACTGCTCTTCGACCCGCGCCAGCAGTTCACCCAGTTGCTCCTCGACCGCACGCGCCTGGTCCGTCAGTTCGTCCAGGTCCACCTCGATCCCGGTGAGCGCCGAGAACGCTTCGAGGATGGCGAGAGACGCCTTCGGGAACGGCACCTGTGTGAACACCTGGGGCATCTCGCCGAGGAAGCACGTGCCGCGGAGCCCCCCCAGGGCCGCGGCGCCGAGCAGCACCCCGTTGAGCCCGCCGATGTTGCCCTCCTCAAGAACCGTCACGTCCAGCCGCCGGAGCTCGTCCACCCCGCGCTCGTCGGTGGCCGCGCCGAACACCCGCGACAGGTGCTCGGGGCGCATCTCGGTCGCCATCGCCGCGAACGTGAGCACCCGCTCGACGCCCAGCCCGCGGGCGTACTCGATCACCTGTCGGCAGAAGGGGAACTTCCCGACCGGCGGCTGCGCCTCACCGAGGAACAGAACCAGGTCGTGCCGCTTCTCGGGGTCCGCCCACACGAAGAACCGGTTCCGCGGGCGCCGGGCCGGCTGGATCACCCCGCCCTTCACCTCGACCGCGTTCACGTCGAACAGCTCGCCGGCCTCGAACTCGGCCACCGCGGTCATCCCGAGTTTGGCCAGCAGGTACACGCCCGCGTTGAGCGCGACGTGCCCCATCCCGGGCCACACGGCCACGAACCACGGGCGATTCAGCTTCGGCGTCTCTGGCATCGGTGCGGACCCACTCGGACACAGGCGCGGCACACGCCCCCACAGGCATCTTACTCCTGGTCCAGTTGTTGGGCGCGGCGGATTCTCGCGCCGGCGCGTTCGCGCCCCGCGGGGCTTGACCCGCGGGCGGGTTCCCGGATGATCGTGAGTAGGTCGTTCGCAGC belongs to Gemmata obscuriglobus and includes:
- a CDS encoding HEAT repeat domain-containing protein; the protein is MLRWLARTLGVGIATGANQRSLTRQVHAADPGVRRRAAELLATVPEPWAADLLLVLFKDMIAEVRAAARSGFQHQGTAATAALIKALEDADPRVAVPAAELLGEWKDLDAVRPLLLVMKFGAPETRAAATRALIRFGRAAIPGLLLACDDPDPWTRTRGEEVLAAIRLAEHTGPPPG
- a CDS encoding carbohydrate-binding family 9-like protein, producing the protein MRRTLARAAAAAAAAIAALALVPGSPAADVAPGDMLATWPHPKGYVCYRAPGPVTIDGDLKAAEWDAAPWSDAFVDIEGDKRPKPRYRTRMKMLWDDEALYIAAELEEPHVWATLKEHDAVIFQDPDFEVFLDPDGDNHTYGELELNALNTTWDLLLTKPYKDGGRALNGWEIIGLKTAVKVNGTLNDPRDTDTGWTIEIRWPWKGLRELATFTGAPRDGDQWRINFSRVEWDVQVNGGQSEKVKNRPEHNWVWAPQGVIDMHRPERWGYLQFSTAKPGTATFKPDSDWPARDALHRVYYAQRAFHKKHGKFAAAADLGLKDLADRLEVETTRSGCEISWLDRGAQPPKRRYSITDDAHLRTR
- a CDS encoding PAC2 family protein, encoding MPETPKLNRPWFVAVWPGMGHVALNAGVYLLAKLGMTAVAEFEAGELFDVNAVEVKGGVIQPARRPRNRFFVWADPEKRHDLVLFLGEAQPPVGKFPFCRQVIEYARGLGVERVLTFAAMATEMRPEHLSRVFGAATDERGVDELRRLDVTVLEEGNIGGLNGVLLGAAALGGLRGTCFLGEMPQVFTQVPFPKASLAILEAFSALTGIEVDLDELTDQARAVEEQLGELLARVEEQYGPQARLAEDNEDEGDEEDDEDEAAGEPPREGVEYRYEGPDETVAPPAVQRIEELFARAANDRGKAFELKRELDRLGLFKRYEDRFLDLFKHGD